The Methanobrevibacter thaueri region TCTGGGATTAATCTTTATAGTTTGCCCAGTGCTCAGTACTGCAACACTATCCATTTTTATTGGATTGAGTTTGATATTCTTTGGTATAGCATTAGTTGTATCCGGATTTACAGCATTCAATATCATTATTGGAATTCTGGCCATTATAGTGGGGCTGGTATTCGTATTTAACATTGCTGCATTGTCATTCATTTTCGGAATACAATTCTATGTCATCGGTATCATACTGGTTTTAGGAGGTATTGTTGGTCTCGTTTCAGATTCAGGAATATCCAAAATCGCTTCAGTACTGATTATAATCTTAGGTATAATCTCATTTGCCCTCGGAGGATTTTCAATCGAACAACCTCTCTTCGCCATAATTCTTATAGGTGTGGCTTTAATCATCGAAGGTATAGGATTATATCTAATAGAAGTTTAAATAAGCAATCTTTCGATTGCTTTTATTTTTATTTTTTTTTGAAAGTTTTGCATTGGCTATTTTCATTAAATTAACAGATTTATTTTACTCCATTAAAGCATATTTTTACAAAAACTTGCACACTTTAATCTGAGGAAAAAAACTATTTAAACAAATAATAACAAACAAAAATATGCTATTTTTAAAAAACAAGAAATAGATGGCAATTAATAAATCAGGAGGATTTTTTATTTCTAAAACCGATTCCGACACTGAAAGATTTGGAGAGGGGAAACCCCCCGAGGGAGGAATTGATAATAGCCCGCTGTGGAAAGTGTATAAGTTACACTTTATCGCATTCATCATACTTCTCATTTCAATCTTCATCGGAGTTAGGGAGATTAAAATAACAGACAACGTCAGTTTCCTACTGCTGCCCATAACATATTCCATAGTTTTGGGAATGATCATCTATCTGTCAAAACATTTTAAATGGGTCGGTGACGAAGAGGCTAAAATTGCTGAAGGAATCATGGCCATACTTCTTGGCGTGATAATATCCAAACTGGCCATTTCAAGTGGAGAGTCCATCTATATGATTTTTAATGTAGGTCCTGCCCTGATTTTGCAGTTATTTGGAGACACCTTTACTATTATTGCATTGCCTATTGCTCTACTTTTAGGTTTTAGAAGAGAGGCCATCGGAATGACAAGTTCAATTTGTCGTGACCCCAATGTAGCAATTATTATTGACAAATATGGGGTTAAATCAGCAGAGGCACGTGGAGTTTTATTTATTTATATCCTGGGACCCATCATCGGCACTTTATATATGAGTTTCCTTGCAAGCCTGTGCATCTCACTCCTTCCAATGCATCCATATGCATATGCAATGGCATCAGGCGTGGGAAGTGCAAGCATGAACGCCGCAGGATTAGTTCCATTAGTGAATTTATACCCTGCCATGGCCACTCAGCTAGAAGCCTTTGCAGGATGCAGCAATGTTCTTTCAAGCGCTTTTGGCATCTACATGTTCATATTTCTTGCATTGCCCATTACAGAAAAGTTATATTCATGGTTATCACCGGTTTTATGCAAAAGTCATGCCATTGAGTTTAATGACGGCACCATCCAGGATGAAGACGATGCGGTTAACCCATTTGGATTGAAAATGGACAACATTCGTAAAATTGTGGCAGTGTTTTTAGTATTTTCAGTAATTGTCGCTATCGGAAATGTTTT contains the following coding sequences:
- a CDS encoding DUF308 domain-containing protein, translated to MEPNKLAGILSIILGLIFIVCPVLSTATLSIFIGLSLIFFGIALVVSGFTAFNIIIGILAIIVGLVFVFNIAALSFIFGIQFYVIGIILVLGGIVGLVSDSGISKIASVLIIILGIISFALGGFSIEQPLFAIILIGVALIIEGIGLYLIEV
- a CDS encoding DUF3100 domain-containing protein, yielding MAINKSGGFFISKTDSDTERFGEGKPPEGGIDNSPLWKVYKLHFIAFIILLISIFIGVREIKITDNVSFLLLPITYSIVLGMIIYLSKHFKWVGDEEAKIAEGIMAILLGVIISKLAISSGESIYMIFNVGPALILQLFGDTFTIIALPIALLLGFRREAIGMTSSICRDPNVAIIIDKYGVKSAEARGVLFIYILGPIIGTLYMSFLASLCISLLPMHPYAYAMASGVGSASMNAAGLVPLVNLYPAMATQLEAFAGCSNVLSSAFGIYMFIFLALPITEKLYSWLSPVLCKSHAIEFNDGTIQDEDDAVNPFGLKMDNIRKIVAVFLVFSVIVAIGNVFSVHAPFADSLIGMLIIVAITFIGLCIGEVIPFHIPSIIIICLIGMFFAIPGVPTADFVTHYASQVDLTTICAAFLAYVGIALGKDWEKFKKIGWRGILITLIVITGTYLGSAIIAHLILLLSGSI